The DNA region AATATGAATTTTCAAAGGCTTACTGGTTGggtgaatatttttttaaaaatcaagtgcaTAATCATGTTGCCGTGAGTAAACAGACTGTATTACTTAATCATTAGGAAGAAATATCCAGTGGTGTTTCAATTAACGTCAATCCTTGTTCTCAGCTTATGCATGAATTCAGCTGAACAACTGATTAAACAGAACTTTTTTGTTATGGTGGTTGTTGATTACAAGAACTTCCCTATTTAATTCAGtttaacaaaaactaaaaaggtGTATGTTAATATAGCCaacagaattatatatttttaaaaattctgaaaagcaTAGCACGCTACAGGTCAAGGTAGACCAAAGGCTGCATTtgctttttgagttttttaaatctcCTATATCACAAATTATATGTGGATGCTTATAAGATACCAAAGTAAAtgattgaaaaggaaaatattatcattattaatctACATAATATGACTTATTAAACTAATTCATTGTCTAATTTGTCCAGTTGCATTTGTGTAGATTAGGCACATATTATTACATTCCTCAGAGTGTTTGTAAATATTGTGTTTTGGGTTATTTTGCGGTATTAACATGTatgtaaacaaaatataataagtCATTTTgccaaataagaaaatattcattgTGCATTACGTTTCTAAAATTGAGTTTCTTTTTCCAGCACGacagagacatttaaaaatagtatttcagaaaaatagtattttaaatattatttgaagcaGGAGCAGCTACAACTACAAGGCACAGAAATTAGTCACACCTTGTATTCTATTCCTATTTAATAAgctatagatatatttatttcttccctaacataatctaaaaaggaaaagaaaaaattcttaaaccacagcattttaaaataaaacgaCACagtagaaatgaaatgaaagacaaTTCAATAGCCTTTATAGCTATATGGTGATAAAAATCTCTAAAGGTTTTACTCTTTAAATTATTCAGAATGTCTAAATTTCTGCTGCCATAATATTTTTTCACAAGGGGAATAAAAATGGCATTTTGCTCACGTAGATCTAGCTGTCCCCTGGGTGGTTGATTCTAGAAAAGCAACAGGCTTTTCCCCCGTCTTACAAGAAACAACAGTTAGAAACTCTAAGTAGCAAACTGCTACCCACAGTGGACGGAAACAGCCGACAGAAAAGTGGCAGCTATCTCAGTTGATTTTTCAACAGCTTccaaaaagagagggaaaatataaatgaaagaagacCCCTTAGAAATGAAAGGACTGTGCTATTTCACCGTCGCCCCCTCTCCCTTCCAACGTCCCTTAAATTATCAAGCTTTTTAGACATGCGTAGATTTCTAGAGCAAAGTGAAGCAATATAACTTGACCCATTTTGTTTCAAGTTAAATTTGCAAGATGCAGCAAGACAAATTCATACCCTCCCACGAGGGAACAAGACAAGCCTACCCAGGCTCGGGCACTTTTCCTATTAGCAAGCATGGGCTGTCGTCTCAGCCTGTTGCTCCTGCCACACGGTGTGCCTGAGCCCGGAGGGAGGGACACTTTGAAACCTCGAGTGTGCGCTGGGTGGCGGGGCCTCGGTGCACCGGGCTTGCCGACTGCGAGGGCCACGGGGATTGCCCGAGCCGCGCCTGGGGAGGTGATGGCTGCCGACCACCGGTCGGGGCACCCCAGTGCAGGCCGCCCAGCTGCCGGCAGATGGTGCCCTCCTCATCCGAACACGCAGGGAAACCCAGCTAAAGTAACGCTCAGACTCCGCCCCAGCAGCTCTACGGCGCAACAGTCACCCGTTCTTCCCAAAATAGTGCTGAGCACGTTTCCCCTGGAACACCGCAGTAGCCCGTGTGTGTCGAAATTACAAACCAGGGTGACCGGGTGTGTGTGCCGGCGTGAGAAGCGCGTGCGGAGTGGTAACCCCGGGGACAGGGGCGAGGTGACCGCCAGTGAGACGCAGAGGGCACAGGGACCGGTCCATTTCGCTTCTGCGTAAGCCGGACCGCCGGGCCCGTCGGGAGGCCACTCACCATATTCACTTCGGAGACCATGTCTATGCTGGCGACATCGATCCGCATCCCGACGTCCACCGGGGGGCCTGCCGGGGAGGTGGGCCATATTAGGGACAGATTCTCGGAGCGACAGCGggctggggaggagaagggggctTCCCAGCCCTTACTCCATTCTGAACGGGCTCCCTCCCTACTCGTCCCACCACCCCTTTCAGGGGACAGCCTGGGAAAACAGGTGTGGGCACACGCGTGATGCAGTGACTATGCAGAGGGTGTGTCGGCCCGGGAAAGGTCGCCTCCGCCTGAGGATCCATCCACCTGAGCCTGGGGtcccggtgtgtgtgtgtgtgtgtgtgtgtgtgtgtgtgttcagggcTTAGTGCACGCTTACGAAAatgacaggcttttttttttttttttcttttttgacatttatCTTTGACAGAAAAGGAGAACTAGGGATGGGTTACAGGTTGAAAAAGATGAAGCGTTACCTCCGAAGTCCGGCCGCAAGCGAATGTCATATCCTTTGAGCAATCTGTCCACTGTCTCTTTCACGTATGACATGTTGCTGGGTTCATTGGCGCTGAAGGGAAGAAGTAAGGACCGTATTCAAAATGACCACAAAGCGTGAGCACATATAAAAAGATACAGGCACACCTACCCCCAAATAACAAGATACATGATCCAGCAGGCACGTAAAAAGAAACAtaccaagaaaaaagagaaagattaaacAACAGCAGCTCACCTGTGTGCACAACAGACCATGGTAATCAtcacagggaaagaaagaagcccCAGACTCTCTCGATTTTGTACTGTCCACATTACTAACTCTGATTAAAGAATTGTCTTTTCTGCGAAGATTCAAGGAATGCAACTTAGTCGGCTGCTGGGCAGTAATTCCCGAATGGACCTGCGCATGCGCAGAGGGCGCTCACTACCAAAAGACACCTTGTGCCTTGCAAACAGTATTCCTAGTGGAAC from Callithrix jacchus isolate 240 chromosome 3, calJac240_pri, whole genome shotgun sequence includes:
- the LOC118152303 gene encoding uncharacterized protein LOC118152303 isoform X2: MGCRLSLLLLPHGVPEPGGRDTLKPRVCAGWRGLGAPGLPTARATGIARAAPGEVMAADHRSGHPSAGRPAAGRWCPPHPNTQGNPAKVTLRLRPSSSTAQQSPVLPKIVLSTFPLEHRSSPKGELGMGYRLKKMKRYLRSPAASECHIL
- the LOC118152303 gene encoding uncharacterized protein LOC118152303 isoform X1; its protein translation is MGCRLSLLLLPHGVPEPGGRDTLKPRVCAGWRGLGAPGLPTARATGIARAAPGEVMAADHRSGHPSAGRPAAGRWCPPHPNTQGNPAKVTLRLRPSSSTAQQSPVLPKIVLSTFPLEHRSSPCVSKLQTRVTGKGELGMGYRLKKMKRYLRSPAASECHIL